CAAGGTAGACGACACTACCCCTATAGCATAAAGCCAGGGCCTTGCCAAAATAGTTGTATAAGGGGAATAAGCTTCAACCATAATAGAGTTAACTTGCACCACCTCGTCCCCAGCTTGTACGAGTAGCTTAATCATTCCTCGGGGGATTGTAGTTCTCCCATCAAATCCTACCAAGGGCAAATCATACTTTTCCAAATCCTCAAGCCTGAGATTTAATCCCTTATACAAATATGGATACATCATCTCAACTCCGCTTCCCTGGTCCACAAGGACACTCTTCACATCCTATCCCTCAATCCTAAGGGTCACCACTAGGGCATCATCATAGGGTTGGAAAGTCCCCACTTTGTCCACCACTGAGAAGCCCAAAGTTGGTGATGATTCAAGCTTAACCCTTTTTGATTCTCAGGCTTGATCCTCCAGCTCTGGCCTTGAAGCTACAGACATAACTCCAGAGTACGAGCCAATATCACACCTAGGTGTGGCAAAAATTATGTTGATTGTACCCAAGGCTGGCCGAGTAACAACATCCCTCTAGTACCCAGCAAGGGCCTAGTCTATCTGCCCTGCAGGCTGGTGAAAAAACTGCTTCAACTTCCTAACCTTCACCAACTAACCCAAATGGTCACATAAGGTTCTACAATCATCAATTATATGTTCCTATCCTGACGGTAGTGACAATAGAGACTTTGATTACGCTTAGACAAGTCTCCCCCATCTTATTGGGCCACTTAAAGTATGGCTCATTCTTTACTTTCTCAAGGATTTGGTAAACTAGCACCTTAAATAATAAGTTGACCATTTGTGTGCTAGCCCCTGATGACTCTCTCCAAGGTCGACTGTGATTATATCCTCCTAACTGAGGGTCTCCCTTTTCAAGGGGAAATACTTTAGCCTTACCTTTCCCCTGGGTTTGATCCTCCTCAACCTGCTTATGCTCGTCAACGTGGTCCACAAGCTGACGCATACTTTGAGCGGGTTTCATCGTCAAAGATTTCTTTAGGTCGTGTTCCATTAGAAGCCCAACCTTGAAGGTTCTAATGGCTACATTCTCAAAATCACCATCtatctcattaaacatttcccaatGCCTATTTAAGTAGGTCTTCAAAGTCTCCCCTTCCCTCATAACCATGGACAATAGGGAATCCAAGGGTCTAGGAACCCTACTGCACGTCACAAACCTCGCTCCAAATGCCGTAGTTAGTTCTTTAAAAGATCTTATTGAACCCTCCTTCAacccatcaaaccatctcatagCAACAGTTTCGAGGCTGGAGGGAAATATCTTGCACATAAGGGCCTCATTCCTCGAATAGATAGCCATCCTCTGATTGAAGTGGCTCATATGTTCCACAGGGTCGGTTCTCCCATTGTAAATGGTGAACATAGGCTATGTAAAGAAATGAGGAAGCTTGGCCCTATCAATTCTCCTTGTGAAGGGTGATTTTGAAATCTCGCGAAGGGCCTTACTCATTGCATCATTCCCCATGTTCCTAGGGGATGAGCTTTCTCCTCGCCTTCTTCTATGCCTTTCTAACTAATCTAAACATGAAGATGTGGAGAAAGATTCACTGGGAGGAGTCCTTGACCTCTATCTATAAGTACGATCTCTATCTTCATCAAATCCTTCACTTGATAAGGGTGTTGAATCTCCCCTATCATGCTCCCTCCGACACAACTTTTTGCATAAATGGTCAATCTCCAACTTAAGATTCTAAGTCTCTTGCTCATGTAAAATATGACTTCCAGTTCTTGAGTGGCTCCTCTCAATACGTTCAGTACACTGCGTTTCTACTCTAATACTTAGGGTATGGTTGTGCTCTTTATCTCTCCTCCTTTCCAAGTTAACAAAATGATCCACACGCTGAGACTCAACATATTCTTCCCTATGCTATCTGGAGTTGACCATAGCTTGGAAAGAGTGAACTGCAAATGAGTTTTCCCACAAACGACACCAATTGTAAGTGCTTAGAAAATAAAGGCCCAAGCCCACAAAGAACAGTGGTACCTTGTCCCTCAAACCAAGCCCAAACAATAGAATTTCTTCAAAGAGTGAGAAAACACTTCAAGTGCAATTCTAAACTAAGTCATGGTGTATGGCCGAAGAGTTTAGAGTGATAGAGAATAGAAATTCAGGTGATGATTAAGAATAATGCTCTCCTCAAATATGTCTGAGGATTAGTTTCTTATATATGAATGTTACAAGTTCTAAACCAAGTGATACCCTATTCACTTGGttgtttttctatttcttatagAAATGTCCCCTAACTCTATTTCTTATAGAAATGTCCCTTAACTTCTGGGaggttcctttccttttatatcttCCCTCCTTGTATCCTAGCCCTCCACCTATGCACCTTAAGGCATTCCTTAGGATACTTGTTCCATCAAAACTCTACTGAAGGTGTTAGAAGGGGCTACTGGCTGTGAAGTTACTGTTCAGATGTCATTTCCACATTAATTCAGCTGATATGGTTGGTATAAGGCATTCAATGTGGAGGTGAGAAGTATATCTTTCAAGAAACTTCCTTTCACATCCTTTGCCCCCAATATGATTCTTTCCCCTCTCCCTGGGACTTCATAAGTTACTAACTGCCCTGCTTCTACTTCCATCCTCGAGTTGAAAGAATCCTCAGAGCTTATTTACTCCTTTGGGTTGATTTATGCAAGCTACTCCTTGAACTATTCACCTTCGGTCCtcagaccccccccccccccccacatatatatatatgatttaaatttaattggatttagactctttagtttttgcacccaataattcacttgttacaaaatttaaaaaattagatggacatgtggtgcaaaattagaccACAATTGAAacccaatttagaatctaattggatttgaactccaattgaaattcatattagattctaatttgttatttttttcccGCACTTtggcttttaatatatatatatatatatatatatatatatatatatattttgatgatagTGATAGAGAAGACTTGTTTCGAATCCTTGAATCAATATCTTCTTTATCACTATCatcaatatttaatatattaagtttGCTTTTTAGTTTACCAGACTTTTATTTGATGTAGTTTCATTTTCTTAGCAGAGACAATAAATCCATTACGTCTGATGATATCAAGAAATGAATACAAATGTTTCCACTAATCATCAATGGATTTGGAATAAAAAAGGACATCATCAATGTAAACAATGGTGAAATAAACAAGTCCTAGTTGCTAGCTTATCATCAATGTAAACAGTGGTGGAATAAACAAGGACATCTAATTTATTTCAtcactcttcaatttttacacccaataattcacttgctacaaaaataaaaataaaaattagatggacatgtggtgcaaaattgaactttaattgaaatccaatttagaatctaattggatttcaacttttcgatttttacactcaataattcacttggcacaaaaatttaaaaaattaaatagtacaCATATCACAcaattagactccaattgaaatttaatttagattctatagatagatagatttgttgtgaaagtattgtaaaaatttgtggacacaaaaattttctattaaaaaaaaactatcacttATTCAAATAtctactttttttcatttctttttacaaaacccaacatatttaaattgaaaaaaatgcatgactcgaagaaaattaaaacctcAAACTCAAAGGGTGGATCAATTTTGCTTCCAAGATGAGATTTACAGTCCACCAAGAGTACCACATCAACTGTCCTCCTGGTTTAGGTGGCAATACTTTGTGGAATATTCTTTGTCAAATAATGTCATTATCTAGACATAAAGAACATAGATGCGTTCACATCATGTGTGTTTGGGTACACATTATTTGTTATCATAGggattataaaattattattataggtCCAAgctaaaattaatgttttgggGAAACAACattatttgtatatataaaatgaacaggacttaggtacagtacttagatgctgttccttaggttctccttttaagattctgtcatgtgtatttttttctcatgagatggaagtgtattttttaattaagtagccacatggctgaatcttaaAAGGGGAACCTAAAAAACaacacctaaggtactgtacataaattttatcaatataaaattatcaagATGTTTGTATAGAGGTTTGTGGTTTGATTATTGGACTACTTGACTAGTTTCTTTCTCCGCCAGAAAGAACATGGATTTGAATTGTccatcaatttatttattattaaggaaaaaaattacaaaaaaaattgtgtgaaaTAACAGGAAGTAATTTTTTATGCTGAAAGCAGTAAATAGTACAAAGATCATAAaatcaatattatattttgaataaaaacttaagactacaaccttactcaataaaataaatatcatattttgaaaatctaaccgttgaattgcatattctttatgctcttaatacacatcaaattttgtgttaattaaattttatttactatatgatttataagcttatattttatgcataattttaatttaaaaaaaaattacaatttaaacaatttattgatgacatagctattaatttttaattttctagcaattttgcaagcatgaaagatttaataaaataaaaaataaaaaataaaaatgtaattcaatgataaatttgtcaaaattcacttctaataaaaagatattgtagtaaggttacaacttacaaccaattttatagcctaaaattacaatcaattttgtaactaaactttgtctatatatataaaaataaagattttttttttttgagaaggtaaaaataaagaatataaaacCTCTGTACCACATTTTATATTCCACTTTATTGACAGACACATCTCACAATCCGCACTAAatctacaatacttttttttcccaaactctCAAAGAGGATAGCTTGATCCAAAGTTTCAAACTCGAGCTCACCCCTACACCACTTGGTCAAAAGACTTTTGAGATACTTACCTAACCGAAATAGAAGGTGAGAAAATGGGCACAATGAATTACAAAATAGATGCCTAGGAGGCTACAGAATGGGCTACCATTAGTTGCTAGTTTTGAACTTTTTGATTAGATGAGGGAAAAAAGGAATTTGCAAGAAGAGTCACTCTCTTGGTtacaataatgtttttttaaatttactatCTAGTCTTTTAGTTCTATATTCTAATTGAAGAGTCGTGTACAACGTTTCAGGAGTCTcacaattttattattgatttaaatttataaattaataaattgtgTGATTATATAAAaggctaaaatacaaaattgaccGTATAAGttttttcagatttcattttAGCCTTCTAATTTTGCTTTCATTCAATCCttgaactttcaagtttattcaattaagactttttcatcaatttttgttatatgttatgattaatttttcaattttttaaatttttcttcaaattttttaaattaaaaaaaaaaatcaattaatgattaaaaaatacagattttttttcaagaaattttaacaaaagttaacaaaaagaccttaattgaataaatctaaaagttagatgactaaaataaacaaaaataaaaagttaaaaaactaaaataaaataaaaacttaaaaaagtgagttttacattttagcttacataaaacaaagcttataaatttagtggaaattgaGTAGCTGGGTTTCGTACTTTCGTGGTCATGATCTGCTTTTGCACCATTACTTAATCTAACCCAATCAGCACATCTAGAGCCCACAGGGTAATGCAAAGAACAATCTCCCCAGGCCCAACAATTGGTACCTAATTCCTTCACCTTCATCTAGCAttctctaaagtctaaacaaaCTCAAAATGAGCGTAgagatcaaataataataataataagataaaatttcacagtaaccaaaccaaaaaatgaaaaaaaattagatttcatacaTCTGAACTTATGTATGAAAACTCTTTATCATCTTTGTAACAAAAACCCCTTCTATAGGGCCAGGGATTTTCCCACCCATTCTGCAAATCTCTTGTAACTGCACTTTTACATGACAACTAAATGCTTCTACCTAATTAATGATCCATCCAACTCTACGCTACTCCCctcctctcctcctcctcctcctccctcaatccaaataggCCCTAATGGCTAAAGGCTATATGTGGGGCTAAACCAAAATGTATCTCTTTGCTGACTCTTTGCTTTAGTCCCAATGATCTGTATTTCTACTGTACTCTTAAGATAAATGACACTATCACTCTGAACTATGTACAAGTATTTTACAATTAGCTCTCTTGCTTAAGGACCGGCTTCTTTCTTGTTTCCCTAAACTGTATGTCCCCATTAAGAACAGAGCCAATAAACCTCTCTACTTCTTCTATCGTCATTTCACCAACAAACGATGCAAACTTCCTCTTCCGTGGTTTGTAGGCCACTAAGAGCTTATCAACTGATTTAAATCCTGCTTTGTCAAATGCATTTAAGAATGCTGACTGCTTGGTGGCATCTAAGAGTGCGTAGGAAATGGAATCCCTTGAACCGAAGGCTGAATTTTGTCGCCTCGTGAGTGATTTCTGAGAAACCTGAAAGCACAATTATTCatcagacccaaaaaaaaataataaataaataacaatcatGGAGAAGGAACTTCCAATATGTGAAAAACCTTGATTTATTGACTTTGGATGGCTTTTATGTTCTCTCTCCAGTTAAGATGTAAAAACTTACTATTATGTTTGAATCCCCCACCCCaatctgataaaaaaaaaaattattacgcatttttttaattggcaACTTACACACCCAGTGGGTCTTTGAACCACAACCTTACCCAGTGGAGCTATATAGCTTATTGACACAAATAATTGCACAATTTTAACCTACCCACTCAaccaagaaaagaaaccctacgcAAGAAAATTAGACTCACCATAGATAGGATTGATTCCAGCTTCTCCCTTGCTCTGGAAGATCTGAAAGCACCAATAATGCAAACGGGAGTTGATTCTCCACATAGAGCATCAAAATTAGAACCCGTCAGCAGAGGTATCTGCTTCTCCTCTGTACTAGTTTTTGCCTTTCTGGTTCCTtccttcttgttctttttctcaAAACCGTCAAGTAAGATACTAAGATCATTAACTGCAGATTTGATGTCTTTCACAGAGATCCCTGTTTTTAGGACATGCTTCTCCCCATTTGATAGCCAACCAACTATGGCCGGAAGTGCATCAACTCCTAACCTTCTCCCAGTCGGATCAGTAACATCTTGAACCTAGAGCAATGTAATAAATGAATGAATTACtacatcttttattaaattatctACTTCGAGTATGCAAACAACCTAGAAGTACCCTCTACCCAAGTGAGATGTTGCAGGTTTAAGTCtggaaatgacaaaattttccACCAAACTGGTTTGGAGGAATCTCATCCAATCCATTACGTGGCGACTCAAAACCATCtacatgtattatttaaaaaattctatgaCTCCATTATTTAGATCATGTCACTAAAAGTACACATGGATAGTTTTATTAATTGTCATTTAGTGGCATGGAGGAATTTTCCTCCAAACCAGTTTGTAGGTTAACTTTTTCCGTCTGGAAATTAACCTCCCCAAAAATTGTAAGGCTGTCTACCAACCACCACTTTCAAACTCCACAAAagcaacatatttttttttggtatgtaaACCGCCTAAGTATCTTTTTCATCATAAGAAAAAGAGTCTGATTCAATTTGCTAAGAAAGCTAACCTGGCAAGCCTAATCAATGATTTTAATACAAAAGCATTCCATTTAAGTATATGCAAGTAAAGAAAGTGTCATCATTTTATAAACTCCTTATTCTTTCCAATAGATTCTGCCACTGTACACCCTATAAAATCATTAATGATTTCAGGCCAGACTGAATCAACAGTATCTTCTTTTCACTGAAGAAAGGTCTATAAAGGAAAACAAGTAAATCAAACTAATGGGCAGAGATAACATACCTGTGCATCATATAGAATGAAGCGCTTGCGATACAACCCACTGAGGACACGCCAGATAACAGGTGTATCCTTTTTGGTGGAAAGAAGTATGACCCTAGGTAATTTTTCACTGGTCACAGAGGGAAACTCAAAATGCCTCAGGTCAACTCGTTTTGAAAATCTTGGCAAGTGTTCTTGGCAGAATGATTTCAAATCCTGCACAGCCAACTCACCATTGTACTCCACCAAAGAACCCTTGTCACTTGATAtgtatgaataaataaatacccTGGGTGCTCTACGGGGATATATGCCAAGGTCCTTACAGAAAGACAGTTCTGTTTCACAGTTTATGCTTCCAACCTGTCAGAGGGAAAAACATAATAAGCATACACCGATCAAAGGAATGTCAAATGCTAGAGAACACAAAGAAAAACACAGGAGTACCTGTAAAGCTCCCTCCAGTGTACTGGCTACCTCCTCTAAGATTGACTCAATATGTTGATTCCCCTTCAATGAGGGTGTGTACGAGAACAAAAGCCAAGTCATCCCTTGTTCAGTTATTTCTTTCTGAAAGACCTGTGAATTTATGGTCCTTATGTTCTTTGAGGAACTCCTAGGGCCAGATTGAGACCTGGTTGAACCACCAAAACCACCAAACTGACCCCAACCTTTTGTATCACTGCCAAAAAAGTTGGAAAAAATATCATTCAAGCCAAAACCAAATGAGCCTGGACCACCAGAGCCACCAAAGGAAAACGAAAATGACTTGGAGCCTCCACTCCCCCCCATACTCTGCCATTCACCAGGTCTGAAAGTATTCTGACCATGTCCTggtccaccaccaccacttgtGAAGTAAGTATATCCATCATTGTCCTGTGAATGGCCAGCATCAAATCTAGGACTAGCCTTCTCATCCCCATACATATCataattctttctcttttcttcatcAGATAAAATCTCGTACGCTGATGAAAACAAGAAGGTAAAGTCAACATTTCCAACAAAAATGAATGCCAAAAAGAAATAtccaaaagcaaaataaaaagaactgaATCATTTTTCATCCAATAATTACAAGAGATGTAGATCAGACCATACAGACTTCACATTGTAGTCACTTGCATTTGATCATTATTTAAACAGAAATAATTAATG
The DNA window shown above is from Quercus lobata isolate SW786 chromosome 7, ValleyOak3.0 Primary Assembly, whole genome shotgun sequence and carries:
- the LOC115953949 gene encoding dnaJ protein ERDJ3A; amino-acid sequence: MTRLPFLTLLLVSLFVLTLEAKTKDLYKVLGVEKTASQREIQKAFHKLSLQYHPDKNKNKGAQEKFAEINNAYEILSDEEKRKNYDMYGDEKASPRFDAGHSQDNDGYTYFTSGGGGPGHGQNTFRPGEWQSMGGSGGSKSFSFSFGGSGGPGSFGFGLNDIFSNFFGSDTKGWGQFGGFGGSTRSQSGPRSSSKNIRTINSQVFQKEITEQGMTWLLFSYTPSLKGNQHIESILEEVASTLEGALQVGSINCETELSFCKDLGIYPRRAPRVFIYSYISSDKGSLVEYNGELAVQDLKSFCQEHLPRFSKRVDLRHFEFPSVTSEKLPRVILLSTKKDTPVIWRVLSGLYRKRFILYDAQVQDVTDPTGRRLGVDALPAIVGWLSNGEKHVLKTGISVKDIKSAVNDLSILLDGFEKKNKKEGTRKAKTSTEEKQIPLLTGSNFDALCGESTPVCIIGAFRSSRAREKLESILSMVSQKSLTRRQNSAFGSRDSISYALLDATKQSAFLNAFDKAGFKSVDKLLVAYKPRKRKFASFVGEMTIEEVERFIGSVLNGDIQFRETRKKPVLKQES